One Ostrea edulis chromosome 2, xbOstEdul1.1, whole genome shotgun sequence genomic region harbors:
- the LOC125679935 gene encoding salivary glue protein Sgs-3-like, which translates to MNSTSTTRQELTTGQMNSTSTTRQGLTTGQMNSTSTTRQGLTTGQMNSTSTTRQGLTTGQMNSTSTTRQELTTGQMNSTSTTRQELTTGQMNSTSTTRQELTTGQMNSTSTTRQELTTGQMNSTSTRNAL; encoded by the coding sequence ATGAACTCAACATCGACAACTAGACAGGAACTCACTACAGGACAGATGAACTCAACATCGACAACTAGACAGGGACTCACTACAGGACAGATGAACTCAACATCGACAACTAGACAGGGACTCACTACAGGACAGATGAACTCAACATCGACAACTAGACAGGGACTCACTACAGGACAGATGAACTCAACATCGACAACTAGACAGGAACTCACTACAGGACAGATGAACTCAACATCGACAACTAGACAGGAACTCACTACAGGACAGATGAACTCAACATCGACAACTAGACAGGAACTCACTACAGGACAGATGAACTCAACATCGACAACTAGACAGGAACTCACTACAGGACAGATGAACTCAACATCGACTCGTAATGCGTTATAA
- the LOC125679367 gene encoding uncharacterized protein LOC125679367 gives MMKTKQNSEMSSKPDLRQLPGWILGWMYTNAIICTWDASFIMSRPHSLPGGSYSWIWYLYKYYVNIDKRYLDTSDPFVKAISLQNYVEVILSIVTIILHYRSSRHTRLMAYNVNIMTMWKTVTYFLMFTDLCGARHWIGSDSAVTLTFLFYIPNGVWVGVPLVAMYQLWPSLIPSQDNTRIKKKRL, from the exons ATGATGAAGACCAAACAAAACAGTGAAATGTCGAGTAAACCAGATTTGAGACAACTTCCAGGGTGGATACTAGGCTGGATGTACACCAATGCCATAATTTGTACGTGGGATGCAAGCTTCATTATGTCCCGTCCCCACTCCCTGCCCGGGGGATCGTATTCATGGATTTGGTATTTGT ATAAGTATTATGTCAACATTGATAAAAGATATTTAGACACCAGTGATCCTTTTGTGAAAGCGATTAGTCT TCAAAACTATGTTGAAGTCATCCTGAgcatagtgactataatattg CATTACCGGTCAAGTCGCCACACTCGATTAATGGCCTACAATGTCAATATCATGACGATGTGGAAAACTGTGACGTACTTCCTGATGTTTACGGATCTCTGCGGAGCGCGGCATTGGATTGGATCGGATTCTGCTGTAACTTTAACATTTCTGTTCTATATTCCAAACGGGGTGTGGGTGGGAGTCCCTCTCGTAGCAATGTACCAGCTGTGGCCATCTCTTATTCCAAGTCAAGATAACACACGGATAAAGAAGAAAAGATTGTAA